Proteins from one Deinococcus sp. AB2017081 genomic window:
- a CDS encoding M57 family metalloprotease: MADGFILTIARCVPLLAALVGSSTLAQERIGTTSQPLSVQRASVWPSAQIGVCWENPGNNATERGWVRAAVQRTWEAASAVRFTGWGTCASGTRGIRIQIIDNHSHTEGLGSRLDGKANGMQLNFTFKNFSKSCQSTRQYCIEAIATHEFGHALGLAHEHNRSDRFDCAEAHQGTEPDYFVTPYDTTSIMNYCNPTWNGGGNLSDLDRLGVNVLYGKGTAPVPGSSPETVSYKTFNLEQFETMFVAPNGSLGLVWKVNNSWWKGPVSLSGPGLLPQGAHISMVSYPPNNQLEAFYAASDGAVHVTYKAKNGAWSNPIRLTPPNTVRPGGDLSAVFYPLNNQLEVLFIGSNGALNVLWKAQNGSWNGPAALSGPGQAPSGAGITATYYPLNNQLEVMFAGNDGGIGLAWKAQNGRWNGPFGIAPPRQMPAGGRITLQYYPLNNQFEAFFVDNSGRVNVLWKAQNGRWNGPAAITGPGTGVPGGSIVASFYPLNNQLEVATVGPNGAVNLTWKAQNGRWNGPVALSNAGAATPGSPLAMRYQTMSNQLEIFYTDPGGLLNLIFKAQNGAWNRPFRL; this comes from the coding sequence ATGGCAGACGGCTTCATCCTGACCATCGCCCGCTGCGTGCCGCTCCTGGCCGCGCTCGTGGGCAGCAGCACCCTCGCCCAGGAACGCATCGGCACGACCAGCCAGCCGCTGAGCGTGCAGCGCGCCAGCGTGTGGCCATCGGCACAGATCGGCGTGTGCTGGGAGAATCCCGGCAACAACGCCACCGAGCGCGGCTGGGTGCGCGCGGCCGTGCAGCGCACCTGGGAAGCCGCGTCCGCCGTGCGCTTTACCGGCTGGGGCACATGCGCCAGCGGCACGCGCGGCATCCGCATCCAGATCATCGACAACCACTCGCACACCGAGGGCCTGGGCAGCCGGCTCGACGGCAAGGCGAACGGCATGCAGCTGAACTTCACCTTCAAGAACTTCAGCAAGAGCTGCCAGAGCACCCGCCAGTACTGCATCGAGGCCATCGCCACGCACGAGTTCGGACACGCCCTGGGGCTGGCCCACGAACACAACCGCTCTGACCGCTTCGACTGCGCCGAGGCGCACCAGGGCACCGAACCCGACTACTTCGTCACGCCCTACGACACCACGTCGATCATGAACTACTGCAATCCCACTTGGAACGGCGGCGGGAACCTCAGCGATCTCGACCGGCTGGGCGTGAATGTGCTCTACGGCAAGGGCACGGCCCCGGTGCCGGGCAGCAGCCCCGAGACCGTCTCCTACAAGACCTTCAATCTGGAACAGTTCGAGACGATGTTCGTCGCGCCGAACGGCTCGCTGGGCCTGGTCTGGAAGGTGAACAACTCGTGGTGGAAGGGGCCGGTCTCGCTGTCGGGGCCAGGACTGCTGCCGCAGGGCGCACATATCTCGATGGTCAGCTACCCGCCCAACAACCAGCTGGAGGCCTTCTACGCCGCCAGTGACGGCGCGGTTCACGTGACCTACAAGGCGAAGAACGGCGCGTGGTCGAACCCTATCCGCCTGACCCCGCCGAACACCGTCCGCCCCGGCGGCGACCTGAGCGCCGTGTTCTACCCGCTGAACAACCAGCTGGAGGTGCTGTTCATCGGCAGTAACGGCGCGCTGAACGTGCTGTGGAAGGCGCAGAACGGCAGCTGGAACGGCCCCGCCGCCCTGAGCGGGCCGGGGCAGGCTCCCTCGGGGGCAGGGATCACCGCCACCTACTATCCGCTGAACAACCAGCTCGAGGTGATGTTCGCCGGGAACGACGGCGGGATCGGGCTGGCCTGGAAAGCGCAGAACGGCAGGTGGAACGGCCCCTTCGGCATCGCGCCCCCCCGCCAGATGCCCGCCGGAGGACGCATCACCCTGCAGTACTACCCGCTGAACAACCAGTTCGAGGCCTTCTTCGTGGACAACAGCGGGCGGGTCAACGTGCTGTGGAAGGCGCAGAACGGCAGGTGGAACGGGCCGGCGGCCATTACCGGGCCGGGAACCGGGGTGCCGGGCGGCTCGATCGTGGCCTCCTTCTACCCGCTGAACAACCAGCTGGAGGTCGCCACCGTCGGCCCGAACGGAGCCGTGAACCTGACGTGGAAGGCCCAGAATGGCCGGTGGAATGGCCCCGTCGCGCTCTCGAACGCCGGCGCGGCCACGCCCGGCAGCCCGCTGGCGATGCGCTACCAGACGATGTCCAACCAGCTGGAGATCTTCTACACCGATCCCGGCGGCCTGCTGAACCTGATCTTCAAGGCACAGAACGGCGCGTGGAACCGGCCCTTCCGGCTGTAG
- a CDS encoding double zinc ribbon domain-containing protein yields MAGVNRGVTYLLCPRCGRALPSHAGERYCPHDGARLLEHCPACRADITSPYARYCTRCGRTLLRTEGTGT; encoded by the coding sequence ATGGCTGGAGTGAACCGGGGGGTCACCTACCTGCTGTGTCCGAGATGCGGGCGCGCCCTGCCCAGCCACGCCGGGGAACGCTACTGCCCACACGACGGGGCGCGGCTGCTGGAGCACTGCCCGGCATGCCGCGCCGACATCACCAGTCCGTACGCTCGCTACTGCACGCGCTGCGGCCGGACGCTGCTCAGGACGGAGGGAACAGGGACATGA
- a CDS encoding C1 family peptidase: MHHRHAALLSLSALLMACGPGPSTPDPVESFFKTQPAFGGTVPAGADTVTPAEFKALVEDGATVVTAADLAREAETQRTQDAQDEAAARDYVAQFPEFAGVLAANAPDAINADGDRLAQVQAGTGTQPVTLLGPAFGRSTLASHARTFATRDNQLGLYRELYPDLEAALARLGTSPGRFHLPPPDTITTLTTAEVIKLNQQLGDVSREYRVQIAALRFLLDPIGAETGTGDQLDRSQTGSCEGAAAGGLLQNFEWPLKNLTTSVKSQGQRGTCWAFATLAAAEAEIARRNGRRVNLSEQDYAARRFVFWQPRTFGDGGDPVSIAQAASADGYDLRLERGWQYNKSNSRVVNTAAQTYSNSCTGYQDASANFGVCSDTNFQGRLVTVTVLGLPFVIRAVPNTPSPSGYRLQSPRDFWEQDNKTRSMAILALRTILGHPTMVTLDARYIKPTGNAMPSLNNMNPDANGFVPGQTMRRRPDGSWDFDLNHVVTVTGYVTADQVRQVLPNQPVADDYGYFIVKNSWGDCWGDQGYVYLPYTWIETFVGQASTGVLQ; encoded by the coding sequence ATGCACCACCGTCACGCTGCACTGCTCAGCCTGTCCGCCCTGCTGATGGCCTGCGGGCCTGGACCCAGCACGCCCGATCCTGTCGAGAGCTTCTTCAAGACCCAGCCGGCCTTCGGGGGCACCGTTCCGGCCGGGGCCGACACGGTCACGCCCGCCGAATTCAAGGCGCTGGTCGAGGACGGGGCCACCGTCGTCACCGCCGCCGACCTGGCCCGCGAGGCCGAGACCCAGCGTACCCAGGACGCCCAGGACGAGGCGGCGGCCCGCGACTACGTGGCGCAGTTCCCAGAATTCGCCGGGGTGCTGGCCGCGAACGCGCCAGACGCGATCAACGCCGACGGCGACCGGCTGGCGCAGGTGCAGGCGGGCACGGGCACCCAGCCGGTCACGCTGCTGGGGCCGGCGTTCGGCCGATCCACGCTGGCGTCCCATGCCCGCACCTTCGCCACGCGCGACAACCAGCTCGGGCTGTACCGCGAGCTGTACCCGGATCTGGAGGCGGCCCTGGCCCGCCTGGGCACGTCGCCCGGCCGGTTCCATCTGCCCCCGCCCGACACCATCACGACCCTCACCACCGCCGAGGTGATCAAGCTCAACCAGCAGCTGGGCGACGTGAGCCGCGAGTACCGCGTTCAGATCGCCGCCCTGCGCTTCCTGCTCGATCCCATCGGGGCCGAGACGGGCACCGGAGATCAGCTCGACCGCTCGCAGACCGGCTCCTGCGAGGGAGCGGCGGCCGGCGGCCTGCTCCAGAATTTCGAGTGGCCACTCAAGAACCTCACGACGTCGGTCAAGAGCCAGGGGCAGCGCGGCACGTGCTGGGCCTTTGCCACCCTGGCGGCGGCCGAGGCCGAGATCGCCCGCCGCAACGGCCGCCGGGTGAACCTCTCGGAGCAGGACTACGCGGCGCGGCGCTTCGTGTTCTGGCAGCCGCGCACCTTCGGCGACGGCGGCGACCCGGTGAGCATCGCGCAGGCGGCCAGCGCCGACGGCTACGACCTCCGTCTGGAACGCGGGTGGCAGTACAACAAGAGCAACAGCCGCGTCGTGAACACGGCGGCGCAGACCTACAGCAACTCCTGCACCGGCTATCAGGATGCCAGCGCGAATTTCGGGGTGTGCTCAGACACGAATTTCCAGGGCCGACTGGTGACGGTGACCGTCCTGGGTCTGCCTTTCGTGATCCGCGCCGTGCCGAATACGCCCAGCCCCAGCGGCTACCGCCTGCAGTCGCCCCGCGACTTCTGGGAGCAGGACAACAAGACCCGCTCCATGGCGATCCTGGCGCTGCGCACCATCCTGGGCCACCCCACGATGGTCACGCTGGATGCCCGCTACATCAAACCCACGGGCAACGCCATGCCGTCACTGAACAACATGAATCCCGACGCCAACGGCTTCGTGCCCGGCCAGACCATGCGCCGCCGGCCCGACGGCAGCTGGGACTTCGACCTCAACCACGTCGTGACCGTCACCGGCTATGTCACGGCCGATCAGGTGCGCCAGGTGCTGCCCAACCAGCCCGTGGCCGACGACTACGGCTACTTCATCGTCAAGAACTCGTGGGGCGACTGCTGGGGCGATCAGGGCTACGTGTACCTGCCGTACACCTGGATCGAGACCTTCGTGGGGCAGGCCAGCACCGGCGTTCTGCAGTAA